The following nucleotide sequence is from Pseudonocardia sp. C8.
GCGCTCGACGAGGACGGTCTCGGCGTAGGCGAAGCTGCTGACCATCGCGGCCGGCAGGTCCTCGGCGCTGCGGACGACCTGCACGCCGAGCGCCGACCCGCCCTGGTCGGGCTTCAGCACCAGCGGGAGGCCGAGCCGGTCGACGATGGCGCGCAGCACCCCCTGCGCGCCCAGCTCGCGGAACGTCGAGTGCGGCAACGCCACCCAGTCCGGCGTCGTGAGCCCGGCCCGTACCAGCTCGGCCTTCACGCTCGGCTTGTCCCAGGCCCGACGGCACGCACCGGAGGGGGTCCCGATGAACGGGATCCCCAGCAGCTCGAGGACCTGCTGCACGGCCCCGTTCTCGCCCTCGCCGCCGTGCAGCGCGACCGCGACGACGTCCGGCCGGTCGGTGTGCAGCCGATCCAGCAGGGCGCTGTCGACGTCCCACTCCCGGACGTCGACACCGTTCGCACGCAGCGCGCCCGCCAGGCGTCGCCCGGATCGCAGCGACACCTCGCGTTCGTGGGACAGGCCTCCGGCCAGCACGGCCACCGTTCGATCGCTCACCCGGGCATTCTGCGGCATGCCCGGAGACGGGAACGCCCCGGACCGTCCGGCCCGGGGCGTTCCACGTGAAACATGCGTCGATCAGGTGGTGTCCGGCGACGGCGTCTGCGGTCCCCGCGCCAGCTCGGTGCGCGCCGACGTGCCGAAGGTCCGGACGACGTCGAGCTCGGCCTCCAGCACCGCCGCGAGCCGCCGCACGCCCTCGGTGATCCGCTCCGGGGTCGGGTAGCAGAACGAGAGCCGCAGCTGCCGGCTGCCGAACCCGTCGGCGTAGAACCCGGTCCCGGACGCGTACGCCACCCGCGCGGTTACCGCGCGCGGCAGCATCGCCTTGGTGTCGACGCCCTCCGGCACCGTGAGCCAGACGAAGAACCCGCCGTCCGGCACGGTCCAGCTGCACCCCTCGGGCAGGTAGGTCTCCAGCGCGGCGAGCATCGCGTCCCGGCGCTCCCGGTAGTTCTCGCTGAACGTCTTGATCTGGCTGCGCCAGTCGTGGTGCGACAGGTACCGCGACACCAGCATCTGCGTGAACGACGGCGGGCACAGCGTCGCCGACTCCGCGGCGAGCACGAGCCGGTCCCGCACCAGCGGCGGCACGAGCGCCCAGCCGACCCGCAGCCCCGAGGCGAACGTCTTCGAGAACGACCCGAGGTAGATGACGTCGGCGTCGTACGACCGCAGCGCCGGATGCACCTCCCCGGTGAACCCGAGCATCCCGTACGGGTTGTCCTCGATCACCATGACGCCGTAGCGGCGGCACAGGTCGAGGATCCGCGGGCGCCGTTCGTGGGCCAGCGTCACGCCGGCCGGGTTGTGGAAGTTCGGGATCGTGTAGAGGAACTTCGGGGTGATTCCCTTGCGGGCCAGCGAGTCCAGCGCCTCGTGCAGCCGCTCCGGCACCAGTCCGCGGGAGTCCATGGCGACATGCACGACGCGCGCCTGGTAGGCGGCGAAGCTGCCGAGCGCGCCGACGTACGACGGGCCCTCGGCCAGCACGACGTCACCCGGGTCGACGAAGATCCGGGTCAGCAGGTCGAGCGCCATCTGCGAGCCGACGGTCACGACGACGTCGTTCGGGTCGCCCTCGATCCCCTCCTCCCGCATGACCTCGCAGATCTGCTCGCGCAGCTGCGGGACACCCTGGGCCGAGCCGTACTGCAGCGCGGTCATGCCGTCGACACCGACCAGCTCGGCGACCTCGGAGGCCAGCGACTGCAACGGCAGCGCCGCCAGGTTCGGCATCCCACCCGCCAGCGAGACGACCTCGGGCCGGCTGGCGACCGCGAACAGCGCCCGGATCTCCGACGCCGTCATCCCGGCCGTGCGGGTGGCGAACCGCTCGGTCGGGGGCAGCAGGGCCGGATCGATGCCCTCCCCTGCCGCTGCGGCCGCCGCCCCGGCCGCGGTGCGGCGGGCGTCGGGCTGCTGCGGGCGGTCGGGCGAGGCCATCGGCGTGCTCCCCTTCGACGAGATCAATGGTGCTGCGAGTGTAACCGCGCCGGGTGATCGCCCTGCCCTTCGTCGTGACGAACGTACCGGTGAGCCGTTCCGGGGTGACGCAATTGCGGGAACGCGCCTACGCTCGGACCCAGGCGGGGCGAGATCATGGGGTGCCGTTCCGCGCACGTGCGCGTCTCCCGCGCGACTACGACAGCCGGAGGTCGGTGTTCGTGTCCTGGCATGTGGCCGCGCTCAATCTGGACAACCTGGGCGATCTTCCCAAACGGTGCCGGAACTGCGTCTACTGGGAGCTGTCGCCTGCGCTGGCCGAGCAGGCCGACGGCTACGGCACGACCGACCTGGAGAAGGAGGCGTGGCTCTCCGAGGTGCTCCTCGAGTGGGGCTCCTGCGGCCGGGTGGTCTACGTCGGCGGCGCGCCAGCCGGGTACGTGCTGTTCGCCCCGCCGGCGTCCGTCCCCCGGGCCGCGGAGATGCCGACCGGGCCGGTCAGCGCGGACGCCGTCCTCCTGACCACCATGCAGGTGCTTCCGGAGTTCGCCGGTGAAGGGCTCGGCCGGGCACTGGCCCAGGCCGTCGTCAAGGAGCTCATCCGGCGCGGGGTGAAGGCCGTCGAGGCGTTCGGTGACGCCCGACCGGGCACCGAGGCCGACTGCGTGGTCCCGGCCGACTTCCTGCGCTCGGTCGGGTTCAAGACCGTGCGGCCGCACCACCGCTGGCCGCGGTTGCGGATGGAGC
It contains:
- a CDS encoding D-alanine--D-alanine ligase translates to MSDRTVAVLAGGLSHEREVSLRSGRRLAGALRANGVDVREWDVDSALLDRLHTDRPDVVAVALHGGEGENGAVQQVLELLGIPFIGTPSGACRRAWDKPSVKAELVRAGLTTPDWVALPHSTFRELGAQGVLRAIVDRLGLPLVLKPDQGGSALGVQVVRSAEDLPAAMVSSFAYAETVLVERFVEGTEVAVSIVHDGGSDSEPRALPPVEVEVPSGFYDYTCRYTPGAAAFHCPARLPDDVLAVLADTALAAHQLLGMRDVSRMDAIVDPAGAVHVLEMNVSPGLTDTSLLPTAVAADGTDLATVYQALVKRAAAR
- a CDS encoding PLP-dependent aminotransferase family protein, which encodes MASPDRPQQPDARRTAAGAAAAAAGEGIDPALLPPTERFATRTAGMTASEIRALFAVASRPEVVSLAGGMPNLAALPLQSLASEVAELVGVDGMTALQYGSAQGVPQLREQICEVMREEGIEGDPNDVVVTVGSQMALDLLTRIFVDPGDVVLAEGPSYVGALGSFAAYQARVVHVAMDSRGLVPERLHEALDSLARKGITPKFLYTIPNFHNPAGVTLAHERRPRILDLCRRYGVMVIEDNPYGMLGFTGEVHPALRSYDADVIYLGSFSKTFASGLRVGWALVPPLVRDRLVLAAESATLCPPSFTQMLVSRYLSHHDWRSQIKTFSENYRERRDAMLAALETYLPEGCSWTVPDGGFFVWLTVPEGVDTKAMLPRAVTARVAYASGTGFYADGFGSRQLRLSFCYPTPERITEGVRRLAAVLEAELDVVRTFGTSARTELARGPQTPSPDTT
- a CDS encoding GNAT family N-acetyltransferase, which gives rise to MSWHVAALNLDNLGDLPKRCRNCVYWELSPALAEQADGYGTTDLEKEAWLSEVLLEWGSCGRVVYVGGAPAGYVLFAPPASVPRAAEMPTGPVSADAVLLTTMQVLPEFAGEGLGRALAQAVVKELIRRGVKAVEAFGDARPGTEADCVVPADFLRSVGFKTVRPHHRWPRLRMELRSGLEWKSDVEAALEQLFNTVTIPMQNPAPLPTATPARAGRCQGAGAPVAEHSGDLRAP